From the genome of Anopheles moucheti chromosome 3, idAnoMoucSN_F20_07, whole genome shotgun sequence, one region includes:
- the LOC128303749 gene encoding RNA-binding protein 45, whose protein sequence is MAERRSGGSSRNNFTEEKSSADTPPMSRLFIICSKSVTEENLREHFDKFGDIEEIWIVKDRSTGEGKGVAYIKYAKTSDAARALEEMNGKCVGDNTRPIKVLVAANRQQGSRKQTENEEEKYLRLFVIIPKDMTEDALREEFGKYGTVDLVTIIRDKVTKEGKGFAYVKFGRFLHAAQAFEGCDPKYKAVFAEPKPPRNASVSSNENFGGFVGGGGGGGGGGGGGGGGVGGGGGGAGAGVFGGGAGNSANGFTDDRRVGPGGVGGGGGGGAGAMMGFAAMGGNDRRSGVGGGVDRCVGGNDFGAFSGYGAGANSAMVPNGNETKLTVLCSPVLNQDQLWRLFDIIPGLDYCQINNDFNNRNVTATVVYNNSQSAMYARDKIHGLEYPPGERLIIRLGHETVGTMGGGGGGGGVGGAVEPFNGSGMGGGNRGGGMPVDPALIARAGPPLTTPVSSCSFAVDREAAFCSVPLPPPQPMASANAEVAQRCFIVCIPKALPTSVLKQTFCRFGDLIDVYLLPNKNCGYAKYASEESAKKAIKLLHGVDILNVRLKVLEAEEPSNDRRKRMRHDERMENE, encoded by the exons ATGGCAGAACGGCGATCGGGCGGATCGAGCCGCAACAATTTCACCGAGGAGAAAAGCTCCGCCGACACGCCGCCGATGTCACGGTTGTTTATCATCTGCAGCAAGAGCGTGACCGAGGAAAATCTGCGCGAACATTTCGACAAGTTTGGCGACATCGAGGAAATATGGATCGTCAAGGATCGGTCGACGGGCGAAGGAAAAG GTGTAGCCTACATAAAGTATGCAAAAACGTCCGACGCGGCCCGTGCGCTCGAGGAGATGAACGGGAAATGCGTCGGGGACAACACGCGCCCGATCAAGGTGCTTGTTGCCGCGAACCGGCAGCAAGGTTCGCGCAAGCAGACAGAGAACGAGGAGGAAAAATATCTGCGGCTGTTCGTCATCATACCGAAGGACATGACGGAGGATGCGCTCCGGGAGGAGTTCGGGAAGTACGGTACGGTCGATCTGGTCACCATCATCCGGGACAAGGTGACGAAGGAGGGCAAGGGGTTCGCGTACGTCAAGTTCGGGCGGTTCCTGCACGCGGCCCAGGCGTTCGAGGGATGCGATCCCAAGTATAAGGCGGTGTTTGCCGAACCGAAGCCACCGCGCAACGCGTCCGTCTCGTCGAACGAGAACTTTGGCGGTTTTgttggcggtggcggtggtggtggtggcggcggcggcggtggtggaggtggagttggtggtggcggtggtggtgccgggGCCGGTGTGTTCGGCGGTGGTGCCGGTAACAGCGCGAACGGATTCACCGACGACCGTCGCGTTGGGCCGGGCGGCgttggaggtggtggtggcggtggggCCGGTGCCATGATGGGCTTTGCCGCGATGGGTGGAAACGATCGGCGGTCGGGGGTGGGCGGTGGCGTGGATCGGTGCGTCGGTGGCAACGACTTTGGCGCGTTCAGCGGATATGGTGCGGGCGCGAACAGTGCGATGGTCCCGAACGGCAATGAAACGAAGCTGACCGTACTGTGCAGTCCCGTGCTGAATCAGGACCAGTTGTGGCGCCTTTTCGACATCATTCCCGGGCTGGACTATTGCCAGATTAACAACGATTTCA ACAACCGCAACGTGACGGCGACGGTCGTGTACAACAACAGCCAGTCGGCCATGTACGCACGGGACAAGATACACGGGCTCGAGTATCCGCCGGGCGAGCGATTGATCATACGGCTCGGACACGAAACGGTCGGCACGATGGGCGGCGGCGGAGGTGGCGGAGGTGTCGGCGGTGCGGTGGAACCATTCAACGGAAGTGGTATGGGTGGCGGTAACCGGGGAGGAGGAATGCCGGTCGATCCGGCACTGATAGCACGTGCCGGACCGCCGCTAACCACGCCTGTTTCTTCCTGTTCCTTCGCCGTAGATCGTGAGGCGGCGTTCTGCAGCGTGCCGTTGCCGCCACCGCAGCCGATGGCTAGCGCAAATGCCGAGGTTGCCCAGCGTTGCTTTATCGTCTGCATACCGAAGGCGCTGCCGACGAGCGTGCTGAAGCAGACGTTCTGCCGGTTTGGCGATCTGATCGATGTGTATCTGCTGCCGAACAAGAACTGCGGGTACGCCAAGTACGCGTCGGAGGAGTCGGCGAAGAAAGCGATCAAGCTGCTGCACGGTGTGGACATTTTGAACGTCCGGTTGAAG GTATTGGAAGCCGAGGAACCCAGTAATGATCGAAGGAAAAGGATGCGCCATGACGAGCGCATGGAAAACGAATAA
- the LOC128301057 gene encoding phospholipid scramblase 2-like isoform X2 → MNPQQQPQAPYAPYAPQYQGYTDQSGYPQPAGGYPPAPYPPPGTGSPYPPAGQGYAQPQQMYAPNQPYGGGYQPVMIQPGMPGHPPPVMGQPVPGGWMPIPQGIPNCPPGLEYLTAIDQLLVHQKVELLEAFTGFETANKYTIKNTLGQKVYWAMEDTGCCNRMCCGAARAFDMKVLDTFQNEVLHFNRPLRCSSCWFPCCLQTMEVTAPPGNVIGYVEQDWSILTPQFSIKDQNGDTVLKISGPFCTFSICGDVEFEVLSTNGTQVGKISKQWSGLGRELFTDADHFGINFPMDLDVRVKATLLGALFLIDYMFFEKSGNKEQDRPGMF, encoded by the exons ATGAATCCACAGCAGCAACCACAAGCTCCGTACGCACCGTACGCACCACAGTACCAAGGGTATACGGATCAGTCGGGATATCCACAACCGGCAGGCGGTTATCCTCCAGCACCGTATCCTCCACCGGGGACG GGCTCTCCATATCCTCCGGCAGGGCAGGGATACGCACAACCGCAACAAATGTATGCACCGAATCAACCGTACGGGGGCGGCTACCAGCCCGTCATGATTCAGCCAGGCATGCCTGGCCATCCACCGCCAGTGATGGGACAACCGGTTCCAG GTGGTTGGATGCCTATTCCGCAAGGGATACCGAACTGTCCACCCGGCTTGGAATACCTTACTGCCATTGATCAGCTGCTCGTGCACCAGAAGGTGGAGTTGCTCGAAGCCTTCACCGGCTTCGAGACGGCCAACAAGTACACGATCAAGAACACGCTCGGCCAGAAAGTGTACTGGGCGATGGAGGACACGGGCTGCTGCAACCGGATGTGCTGCGGTGCGGCACGTGCCTTCGACATGAAGGTCCTCGACACGTTCCAGAACGAGGTGCTGCACTTTAATCGTCCGCTGCGCTGCAGCTCCTGTTGGTTCCCGTGCTGTTTGCAGACGATGGAGGTAACCGCACCGCCCGGTAATGTGATCGGATACGTCGAACAAGACTGGTCGATCCTAACGCCACAGTTCAGCATTAAGGATCAGAACGGTGATACGGTGCTAAAGATTTCCGGTCCATTCTGTACATTCAGCATCTGTGGTGATGTTGAGTTTGAG gTACTTTCCACCAACGGAACACAGGTGGGCAAGATTAGCAAACAATGGTCCGGACTGGGCCGAGAATTGTTTACCGATGCAGATCATTTCGGTATTAACTTCCCGATGGATCTAGACGTTAGGGTGAAGGCAACCCTACTGGGAGCactgtttttaatt gaCTACATGTTCTTCGAAAAATCAGGCAACAAGGAACAGGATCGACCgggaatgttttaa
- the LOC128301057 gene encoding phospholipid scramblase 2-like isoform X1 has translation MNPQQQPQAPYAPYAPQYQGYTDQSGYPQPAGGYPPAPYPPPGTQSPQSGYWGSPYPPAGQGYAQPQQMYAPNQPYGGGYQPVMIQPGMPGHPPPVMGQPVPGGWMPIPQGIPNCPPGLEYLTAIDQLLVHQKVELLEAFTGFETANKYTIKNTLGQKVYWAMEDTGCCNRMCCGAARAFDMKVLDTFQNEVLHFNRPLRCSSCWFPCCLQTMEVTAPPGNVIGYVEQDWSILTPQFSIKDQNGDTVLKISGPFCTFSICGDVEFEVLSTNGTQVGKISKQWSGLGRELFTDADHFGINFPMDLDVRVKATLLGALFLIDYMFFEKSGNKEQDRPGMF, from the exons ATGAATCCACAGCAGCAACCACAAGCTCCGTACGCACCGTACGCACCACAGTACCAAGGGTATACGGATCAGTCGGGATATCCACAACCGGCAGGCGGTTATCCTCCAGCACCGTATCCTCCACCGGGGACG CAAAGTCCGCAGTCGGGCTATTGG GGCTCTCCATATCCTCCGGCAGGGCAGGGATACGCACAACCGCAACAAATGTATGCACCGAATCAACCGTACGGGGGCGGCTACCAGCCCGTCATGATTCAGCCAGGCATGCCTGGCCATCCACCGCCAGTGATGGGACAACCGGTTCCAG GTGGTTGGATGCCTATTCCGCAAGGGATACCGAACTGTCCACCCGGCTTGGAATACCTTACTGCCATTGATCAGCTGCTCGTGCACCAGAAGGTGGAGTTGCTCGAAGCCTTCACCGGCTTCGAGACGGCCAACAAGTACACGATCAAGAACACGCTCGGCCAGAAAGTGTACTGGGCGATGGAGGACACGGGCTGCTGCAACCGGATGTGCTGCGGTGCGGCACGTGCCTTCGACATGAAGGTCCTCGACACGTTCCAGAACGAGGTGCTGCACTTTAATCGTCCGCTGCGCTGCAGCTCCTGTTGGTTCCCGTGCTGTTTGCAGACGATGGAGGTAACCGCACCGCCCGGTAATGTGATCGGATACGTCGAACAAGACTGGTCGATCCTAACGCCACAGTTCAGCATTAAGGATCAGAACGGTGATACGGTGCTAAAGATTTCCGGTCCATTCTGTACATTCAGCATCTGTGGTGATGTTGAGTTTGAG gTACTTTCCACCAACGGAACACAGGTGGGCAAGATTAGCAAACAATGGTCCGGACTGGGCCGAGAATTGTTTACCGATGCAGATCATTTCGGTATTAACTTCCCGATGGATCTAGACGTTAGGGTGAAGGCAACCCTACTGGGAGCactgtttttaatt gaCTACATGTTCTTCGAAAAATCAGGCAACAAGGAACAGGATCGACCgggaatgttttaa
- the LOC128301057 gene encoding phospholipid scramblase 1-like isoform X3 codes for MEYNNKNEGSPYPPAGQGYAQPQQMYAPNQPYGGGYQPVMIQPGMPGHPPPVMGQPVPGGWMPIPQGIPNCPPGLEYLTAIDQLLVHQKVELLEAFTGFETANKYTIKNTLGQKVYWAMEDTGCCNRMCCGAARAFDMKVLDTFQNEVLHFNRPLRCSSCWFPCCLQTMEVTAPPGNVIGYVEQDWSILTPQFSIKDQNGDTVLKISGPFCTFSICGDVEFEVLSTNGTQVGKISKQWSGLGRELFTDADHFGINFPMDLDVRVKATLLGALFLIDYMFFEKSGNKEQDRPGMF; via the exons ATGgaatataataacaaaaatgag GGCTCTCCATATCCTCCGGCAGGGCAGGGATACGCACAACCGCAACAAATGTATGCACCGAATCAACCGTACGGGGGCGGCTACCAGCCCGTCATGATTCAGCCAGGCATGCCTGGCCATCCACCGCCAGTGATGGGACAACCGGTTCCAG GTGGTTGGATGCCTATTCCGCAAGGGATACCGAACTGTCCACCCGGCTTGGAATACCTTACTGCCATTGATCAGCTGCTCGTGCACCAGAAGGTGGAGTTGCTCGAAGCCTTCACCGGCTTCGAGACGGCCAACAAGTACACGATCAAGAACACGCTCGGCCAGAAAGTGTACTGGGCGATGGAGGACACGGGCTGCTGCAACCGGATGTGCTGCGGTGCGGCACGTGCCTTCGACATGAAGGTCCTCGACACGTTCCAGAACGAGGTGCTGCACTTTAATCGTCCGCTGCGCTGCAGCTCCTGTTGGTTCCCGTGCTGTTTGCAGACGATGGAGGTAACCGCACCGCCCGGTAATGTGATCGGATACGTCGAACAAGACTGGTCGATCCTAACGCCACAGTTCAGCATTAAGGATCAGAACGGTGATACGGTGCTAAAGATTTCCGGTCCATTCTGTACATTCAGCATCTGTGGTGATGTTGAGTTTGAG gTACTTTCCACCAACGGAACACAGGTGGGCAAGATTAGCAAACAATGGTCCGGACTGGGCCGAGAATTGTTTACCGATGCAGATCATTTCGGTATTAACTTCCCGATGGATCTAGACGTTAGGGTGAAGGCAACCCTACTGGGAGCactgtttttaatt gaCTACATGTTCTTCGAAAAATCAGGCAACAAGGAACAGGATCGACCgggaatgttttaa